Proteins encoded by one window of Paenibacillus urinalis:
- a CDS encoding ABC transporter permease translates to MGRNSKLSNLYLFIIFAILYLPIFYLIFYSFNSGGTMQNFEGFTLEWYEEVFADTRLLIIVLNTFVIALLSAVVSTILGIAGALAIYQVRRKRNKNTLLSLNNVLIVSPDVIIGASFLIFFTMLGIQLGFSSVLLSHIAFSVPIVVLMVLPKLQEMSPTLIDAARDLGASGWHVLTRVILPFVKPGIFAGFFMALTYSLDDFAVTFFVTGNGFSTLSVEIYSRARQGVSLSINALSTLLFLLTIVLVIGYYFINTRQAKLQGKGLRP, encoded by the coding sequence ATGGGAAGAAATAGCAAGCTCTCAAATTTGTATCTGTTTATCATCTTCGCCATACTGTACCTGCCGATCTTCTATCTGATCTTCTACTCCTTTAACAGCGGTGGAACGATGCAGAACTTTGAAGGCTTCACACTCGAATGGTATGAAGAAGTGTTTGCAGACACAAGGCTGCTGATTATTGTACTGAATACATTTGTTATTGCGCTGTTGTCGGCGGTAGTATCCACCATATTGGGGATTGCCGGCGCACTTGCGATTTATCAGGTTCGGCGCAAGCGCAACAAGAATACCTTGCTCTCACTTAATAACGTGCTTATCGTGAGCCCAGATGTTATTATCGGTGCCTCCTTCCTGATCTTCTTTACGATGCTGGGCATTCAGCTCGGGTTCAGCTCGGTACTGCTGTCTCACATTGCGTTCAGTGTGCCGATTGTTGTCCTGATGGTGCTTCCTAAGCTGCAGGAGATGAGCCCGACACTGATTGATGCAGCAAGAGATCTAGGTGCCTCCGGCTGGCATGTACTGACAAGAGTCATTCTGCCGTTTGTTAAACCAGGGATTTTTGCCGGATTCTTTATGGCATTGACTTACTCGCTGGATGACTTTGCTGTGACGTTCTTTGTTACAGGCAATGGCTTCTCCACCCTGTCGGTCGAGATCTACTCACGCGCAAGGCAGGGGGTATCACTCTCGATCAATGCATTGTCGACGCTGCTATTCCTGCTTACCATTGTGCTTGTTATTGGTTATTACTTCATTAACACCCGGCAGGCCAAGCTTCAAGGAAAGGGGCTGAGACCATGA
- a CDS encoding nitric oxide synthase oxygenase, translated as MTNKTALIKEAEAFIYTSYEELGLSRDMAETRLIRIREDIEVTGTYEHTKQELEYGIKLAWRNSNRCIGRLFWETLRLVDARDAATAEEVAELLISHIRQATNGGKVIPMLTAFKPMNAAGQAPIRIWNHQLIRYAGYKTEQGIIGDPASVQLTQEAQRLGWEGEGTAHDVLPLIIEILGEKPKLFPIPKELVLEVPIRHPECSAIAELGMKWYAVPMISDMQLEIGGIHYPAAPFNGWYMGTEIGARNLADTFRYDMLPQVANLMGLDTSSERTLWRDKALVELNLAVLYSYREAGVSIVDHHTAANQFARFEEREANAGRHVTGDWTWLIPPVSPATTHIFHKSYDNTTLKPNFFYQQAPYPADREVAEDTTQLQETVPSVKCPFH; from the coding sequence ATGACAAACAAGACTGCACTTATTAAAGAAGCGGAAGCTTTTATATATACAAGCTATGAAGAGCTGGGTCTGAGCCGTGATATGGCAGAGACCCGGCTTATTCGTATTCGTGAAGATATTGAAGTAACAGGCACCTATGAGCATACGAAACAGGAGCTGGAGTATGGCATCAAGCTGGCTTGGCGCAACAGCAACCGTTGTATTGGTCGGCTGTTCTGGGAGACACTCCGCCTTGTGGATGCACGTGACGCCGCCACTGCCGAAGAAGTGGCTGAGCTGTTAATCTCCCACATCCGGCAGGCGACAAACGGAGGCAAGGTCATCCCTATGCTGACCGCCTTCAAGCCGATGAATGCAGCGGGGCAGGCTCCGATCAGAATATGGAATCACCAGCTTATCCGATATGCTGGCTACAAGACGGAGCAGGGTATAATTGGTGATCCTGCTTCGGTGCAGCTGACCCAAGAGGCGCAGCGTCTCGGCTGGGAAGGAGAAGGGACTGCCCATGATGTGCTCCCGCTGATCATCGAGATCCTTGGCGAGAAGCCGAAGCTCTTCCCGATTCCGAAGGAGCTGGTGCTGGAAGTGCCGATTAGGCATCCGGAGTGTTCTGCTATCGCAGAGCTCGGCATGAAATGGTATGCGGTTCCGATGATTTCGGATATGCAGCTTGAGATTGGAGGTATTCATTACCCGGCAGCTCCGTTTAACGGCTGGTATATGGGAACAGAGATCGGTGCGCGCAATCTGGCAGATACGTTCCGTTATGATATGCTGCCTCAGGTAGCGAATCTAATGGGACTGGATACCTCATCTGAACGAACACTCTGGAGGGATAAGGCACTTGTTGAGCTGAATCTGGCGGTACTGTATTCGTATAGAGAAGCTGGAGTCAGCATAGTAGATCATCATACAGCAGCGAATCAATTTGCGAGGTTTGAAGAACGGGAAGCAAATGCAGGCCGGCATGTCACAGGGGACTGGACCTGGCTTATCCCGCCAGTCTCGCCAGCAACTACGCATATCTTCCATAAATCCTATGACAACACGACGCTTAAGCCGAATTTCTTCTATCAACAGGCTCCTTACCCTGCAGATCGGGAAGTGGCAGAGGATACAACGCAACTGCAAGAGACCGTTCCTTCGGTGAAATGCCCTTTTCACTAG
- a CDS encoding ABC transporter permease: MNRSMGSRNLYLIPYMLWIVLFVVAPILLILYYSFFNVEGQFTFENYAKFFTPVYLKMTLSSFWYALLITIFSLLIAYPTAYLLTRTKHKQLWLLLVILPSWINLLLKAYAFIGLFGTYGFTNALLETIGIGTQQILFTDFSFIFVSVYIFIPFMILPIFNAIEELNPSLIYAARDLGASPFTTFRRVIFPLTLSGVKAGIQAVFIPALSLFMITRLIAGNRVITLGTAIEQHFLVTQDWGMGATIAVFLIIIMIAIMFISGQGKRGVPHGKK, encoded by the coding sequence ATGAATCGTAGCATGGGTTCCCGCAACTTGTATCTGATCCCTTACATGCTGTGGATCGTGCTGTTCGTCGTTGCCCCAATTCTGCTGATTCTGTACTACTCTTTCTTTAATGTTGAAGGACAATTTACATTTGAGAATTATGCGAAGTTTTTTACACCGGTTTATTTAAAAATGACACTGAGCTCGTTCTGGTATGCGCTGCTTATTACGATCTTCTCGCTATTAATTGCTTATCCGACCGCATATCTGCTGACTCGAACGAAGCATAAGCAGCTGTGGCTTCTGCTGGTTATTCTGCCAAGCTGGATCAATCTGCTGCTGAAGGCGTATGCGTTCATCGGGCTGTTCGGAACGTATGGGTTCACGAATGCACTGCTTGAGACGATTGGAATTGGAACACAGCAAATTCTGTTTACGGATTTCAGCTTTATTTTTGTCTCGGTATACATCTTTATTCCGTTTATGATTCTGCCGATCTTTAACGCGATAGAGGAGCTTAATCCATCCCTCATCTATGCAGCAAGAGATCTGGGGGCGTCGCCCTTTACCACGTTCCGGCGGGTAATCTTTCCGCTGACCTTAAGCGGAGTGAAGGCCGGTATACAGGCTGTCTTTATTCCCGCGTTATCACTGTTCATGATTACAAGACTGATTGCAGGTAACCGTGTGATTACGCTGGGTACGGCCATCGAGCAGCATTTTCTCGTGACACAGGACTGGGGAATGGGAGCCACCATTGCCGTCTTCCTGATCATTATTATGATCGCGATTATGTTCATCAGCGGTCAAGGAAAGCGGGGTGTGCCTCATGGGAAGAAATAG
- a CDS encoding ABC transporter ATP-binding protein, which yields MTNQESIIRFENVTKQYDSDDPILKSVSFEIERGKFYTLLGPSGCGKTTILRLIAGFTEPSEGNIYFNGSIINRVPAHERQVNTVFQDYALFPHLNVYENVAFGLRIKKMKNAQIKEKVSEALRFVNLAGYENREITEMSGGQRQRVAIARAIVNQPEIILLDEPLSALDLKLRTEMQYELRELQQRLGITFIFVTHDQEEALAMSDEIFVLNEGVIQQSGTPIDIYDEPINRFVADFIGESNIVAGKMKEDYRVEFAGKTFECVDKGLKKDEPIEIVIRPEDLEITTADHGKLQVRVDSQLFRGVHYEISSYDDAGNEWLVHSTKRAVVGETIGLYFDPEAIHVMRFGETEEEFDKRLESYGDLSEGIQGQGVSHES from the coding sequence ATGACAAATCAGGAGTCTATCATCCGTTTCGAGAACGTCACAAAACAATATGATAGCGACGATCCGATCCTTAAGTCGGTCAGCTTTGAGATTGAGAGAGGTAAATTCTACACCCTGCTAGGACCCTCTGGCTGCGGAAAGACGACGATTCTTCGTCTCATTGCCGGCTTTACCGAGCCGTCGGAAGGAAATATTTATTTTAACGGCAGCATTATTAACCGGGTCCCGGCGCATGAACGTCAGGTTAACACGGTGTTTCAGGATTACGCACTTTTTCCTCATCTGAATGTGTATGAGAACGTAGCGTTCGGTCTTCGAATCAAGAAGATGAAAAATGCCCAGATCAAGGAGAAGGTCAGTGAAGCACTTCGCTTCGTTAACCTTGCAGGATACGAGAACCGGGAAATTACGGAAATGTCGGGTGGTCAGAGGCAGCGTGTGGCCATCGCCCGTGCCATTGTCAATCAGCCGGAGATTATCCTATTGGACGAGCCTTTGTCAGCACTTGATCTGAAGCTTCGTACCGAGATGCAGTATGAGCTGCGTGAGCTGCAGCAGCGGCTGGGCATTACCTTTATTTTTGTCACGCATGATCAGGAAGAAGCCCTTGCCATGTCAGACGAGATTTTCGTTCTGAACGAGGGTGTCATTCAGCAGAGCGGCACACCGATCGATATTTATGATGAGCCGATTAACCGATTTGTCGCTGATTTCATCGGAGAGTCTAACATTGTGGCTGGAAAGATGAAGGAGGACTATCGGGTCGAGTTTGCAGGCAAGACATTTGAATGTGTGGACAAGGGACTTAAGAAGGATGAGCCGATTGAAATCGTCATTCGTCCAGAGGATCTCGAGATTACGACGGCAGACCATGGCAAGCTCCAGGTGCGTGTAGATTCTCAGCTGTTCCGCGGGGTTCACTATGAAATTTCCAGCTATGATGATGCAGGGAACGAGTGGCTCGTGCACTCTACGAAGCGCGCTGTTGTTGGAGAGACCATCGGGCTCTATTTTGACCCGGAGGCGATTCACGTCATGCGTTTTGGCGAGACAGAGGAGGAATTCGACAAACGGCTTGAATCCTATGGCGATCTGTCCGAAGGAATTCAAGGACAAGGAGTAAGTCATGAATCGTAG
- a CDS encoding adenine deaminase, translating to MRIDQLILNVKIYNSYYKVFEEGSVAVCDGRFLYIGPRGEKMFTANEIVDGRGHYMIPGLIDIHLHIESTMVTPATFSYGLLRCGVTTIVPEPHEMANVFGIEGVTEMMEASKECTVDMFYAIPSSVPATPMETTGGSIEIEDMDKLMATGEIICLGEIMNYVDVINKPDSKTNRILKHMKQNYPKLVIEGHTPKLMGLDLHRMIYAGVDSDHTHQSIEGMKARIAAGMFIELQEKSMTQEVMDYVIHHPVSSHFCFVTDDVMPDSFVEKGHLDHIVRKAIRMGMKPEDAIFAATYTPSKRMKMDDRGSISPGKVADFVLVSDLYQFDVKQVYKGGKKVFDLYENDVQKSETGAFPAHFYSSVKLAPLSLEDLTVKVDVPDGSHQARAMMVKNGSTFTQEAHVDVTVQDGVLQWEDTGYGLIATFERYEKNGNHAFGLIGGDTIKRGAIATTYSHDNHNLLIVGANPEDMLLAANTVIHSQGGFCVVENGEILSHVELPVGGILTEEPLHIVAHQVKELREAMLSLGYVHYNPIMSLSTHSLAVSPALKITDHGLIDVNEGKIVSLIV from the coding sequence GTGAGAATAGATCAATTAATCTTGAATGTAAAAATTTACAATAGTTACTATAAAGTGTTTGAAGAGGGCAGCGTGGCTGTATGCGACGGACGGTTCTTATATATCGGACCGCGCGGGGAGAAGATGTTTACCGCCAACGAAATTGTGGATGGCCGCGGCCATTACATGATTCCTGGGCTGATCGATATCCATCTTCATATTGAGAGCACGATGGTAACACCGGCGACGTTCTCCTACGGACTGCTGCGCTGCGGGGTCACAACGATTGTACCTGAACCGCATGAGATGGCGAATGTATTCGGCATTGAGGGTGTAACGGAGATGATGGAAGCGAGCAAGGAATGCACGGTTGATATGTTCTATGCCATTCCAAGCTCCGTTCCGGCTACACCGATGGAAACGACAGGTGGCAGCATTGAGATCGAGGATATGGACAAGCTGATGGCCACAGGCGAGATTATCTGCCTTGGCGAAATCATGAACTATGTCGATGTCATCAACAAGCCGGACAGCAAGACAAACCGCATTCTGAAGCATATGAAGCAGAACTATCCCAAGCTCGTCATCGAAGGCCATACACCGAAGCTGATGGGGCTTGATCTGCACCGCATGATCTATGCAGGGGTAGATTCCGATCATACGCATCAGAGTATTGAAGGAATGAAGGCACGTATTGCTGCAGGGATGTTCATCGAGCTGCAGGAGAAGTCCATGACCCAGGAAGTCATGGATTACGTGATTCATCATCCGGTATCCTCTCATTTCTGCTTTGTCACGGATGATGTCATGCCGGATTCCTTCGTGGAAAAAGGACATCTCGATCATATCGTGCGCAAGGCGATCCGCATGGGCATGAAGCCGGAGGATGCTATTTTTGCAGCGACCTATACCCCTTCGAAGCGGATGAAGATGGATGACCGGGGGAGTATCTCACCTGGTAAAGTTGCGGACTTTGTACTCGTATCCGACTTGTACCAATTTGATGTCAAGCAGGTATACAAAGGCGGCAAGAAAGTATTCGATCTATACGAGAATGATGTGCAGAAGAGTGAGACCGGGGCGTTCCCTGCTCATTTTTACAGCAGTGTGAAGCTTGCGCCTCTCAGCCTGGAAGACCTGACAGTGAAGGTGGATGTACCAGATGGTTCTCATCAAGCACGGGCCATGATGGTCAAGAATGGTTCGACCTTCACTCAGGAAGCGCATGTTGATGTGACGGTTCAAGACGGCGTGCTGCAATGGGAAGATACAGGCTATGGTCTGATTGCTACGTTCGAGCGCTACGAGAAGAACGGAAATCATGCATTTGGACTCATTGGAGGCGATACGATCAAGCGTGGAGCCATCGCGACGACGTATTCCCATGACAATCATAACCTGCTGATCGTGGGGGCCAATCCAGAGGATATGCTGCTCGCAGCGAATACGGTAATCCATAGCCAAGGCGGATTCTGTGTGGTGGAGAATGGAGAAATTTTGTCTCATGTGGAGCTGCCGGTGGGCGGAATTCTGACGGAGGAGCCGCTTCATATTGTGGCCCATCAAGTGAAGGAACTGCGTGAAGCGATGCTGTCGCTCGGATATGTGCACTATAATCCGATTATGTCGCTCAGTACGCATTCACTCGCCGTCAGCCCAGCGCTAAAAATTACGGATCACGGACTAATAGATGTAAACGAGGGTAAGATTGTTTCTTTAATCGTTTAA
- a CDS encoding putative holin-like toxin, which yields MEVNEALALMIQFGSLIVALIGLVVSIVVAIVNRDKKK from the coding sequence GTGGAGGTAAACGAAGCATTGGCTTTAATGATACAATTCGGCTCGCTCATCGTAGCGCTGATCGGATTAGTCGTTAGCATCGTCGTTGCTATAGTGAACCGAGACAAAAAGAAATAG
- a CDS encoding ABC transporter ATP-binding protein codes for MALLTLDKVSVAYDNNYILKDFDLALEKGQLISLLGPSGCGKTTTLRLIAGFLEAKDGKFTFDGKDYTRVPVNKRNFGFVFQSYALFPHLSVYENVAFGLKMRKVKDDEIKKRVMRILEVVSLAGFEKRLPQELSGGQRQRVAIARSLVIEPDLLLFDEPLSNLDANLRVNMRVEIRRIQQELGITTVYVSHDQEECFSISDRVAIMNKGNVEQLERPETIFKYPATEFVARFIGFHNFVEFDERSEQDGVIALRVGARQFTATKNPGTLTPGARKGAIRPDDLIVTAADGGELPANALPGVVKVSTYLGRSYQYVVETELGDFTANQEMESAYLSGQRVNLIFPPEKLVLVQ; via the coding sequence ATGGCATTGCTAACTTTAGACAAAGTCTCAGTAGCCTATGACAACAATTATATACTCAAGGATTTTGATCTGGCGCTTGAAAAAGGACAGCTCATCTCCCTGCTCGGTCCGAGCGGCTGCGGCAAAACGACAACACTGCGTCTGATCGCAGGCTTCTTGGAAGCCAAAGACGGCAAATTTACATTTGACGGTAAGGATTACACACGGGTGCCGGTGAATAAGCGTAACTTTGGCTTTGTGTTCCAGAGCTATGCATTGTTCCCGCATTTGTCGGTGTACGAGAATGTTGCATTTGGACTGAAGATGCGGAAGGTCAAGGATGATGAGATCAAGAAACGTGTGATGCGTATTCTTGAGGTGGTCAGCCTGGCCGGATTTGAGAAAAGACTGCCGCAGGAGCTGTCGGGCGGTCAGCGCCAGCGGGTGGCGATTGCCCGCTCGCTCGTGATCGAGCCGGATCTGCTCTTGTTCGACGAGCCGCTGAGTAACCTGGACGCGAACCTGCGGGTGAATATGCGTGTGGAGATCCGCCGTATTCAGCAGGAGCTGGGGATTACGACAGTATATGTATCGCATGACCAGGAGGAGTGCTTCTCGATCTCCGACCGAGTGGCGATTATGAATAAGGGGAATGTGGAGCAGCTGGAGCGCCCCGAGACAATCTTTAAGTATCCTGCGACCGAGTTTGTAGCCCGGTTTATCGGCTTCCATAACTTTGTCGAGTTTGATGAGCGGAGCGAGCAGGATGGAGTGATCGCGCTGCGTGTCGGCGCCCGTCAGTTTACCGCAACGAAGAACCCAGGCACACTTACGCCGGGAGCGCGCAAAGGAGCAATCCGCCCGGATGATCTGATCGTGACTGCGGCAGATGGGGGAGAATTGCCTGCGAATGCACTGCCGGGTGTGGTGAAGGTGAGCACGTATCTTGGTCGCAGCTACCAGTATGTAGTGGAGACTGAGCTGGGCGACTTTACCGCGAACCAGGAGATGGAGAGCGCGTACCTGAGCGGCCAGAGAGTGAATTTGATCTTCCCGCCGGAGAAGCTCGTACTTGTGCAGTAA
- the rocF gene encoding arginase, which translates to MDKSQLISLIKVPFGYGAGRMGSELGPERLLRLGLLEQWKELGYVLDEPSRIILKDQWSDKAINVPLKNASKVLSICTALASEVKLKRAEGHFPFILGGDHSIAMGSLAGLTADGGSLGVIWMDAHSDLNTEETTPSRNMHGIPLAVGLGRAALKLFHICEGAADIDPSKTVLIAARELDPGEKELIKELGIHCYTMHEIDKLGIQKVIDEAVDITSSGTDGVHLSFDIDSLDPAEAPGTGTPVQGGLSYREAHFAMELLYEAGIITSCDFVEVNPRLDRNNRTSKLAVDLIGSLFGKRIL; encoded by the coding sequence ATGGACAAAAGCCAGCTGATTTCTCTGATTAAAGTGCCCTTTGGATACGGTGCGGGCCGAATGGGCAGTGAGCTTGGCCCTGAGCGTCTGCTGCGTTTGGGTCTGCTAGAGCAGTGGAAGGAGCTTGGGTATGTGCTTGATGAGCCTTCCCGTATTATATTGAAGGATCAATGGAGCGATAAGGCAATAAACGTGCCCTTGAAAAATGCGTCTAAGGTGTTGTCTATATGCACGGCATTAGCTAGTGAGGTTAAACTGAAAAGAGCCGAAGGGCATTTTCCATTCATCCTCGGCGGGGACCACAGCATCGCAATGGGGTCGCTAGCCGGGCTGACGGCGGATGGAGGGAGCCTCGGTGTTATCTGGATGGATGCCCACTCTGATCTCAACACGGAGGAGACGACGCCATCAAGGAATATGCACGGTATACCCTTAGCTGTCGGATTGGGAAGGGCAGCGCTGAAGCTGTTTCACATCTGTGAAGGCGCAGCAGACATTGATCCTTCCAAGACCGTGCTGATCGCGGCCAGAGAGCTGGATCCCGGTGAGAAGGAGCTGATTAAGGAGCTGGGAATCCATTGCTACACGATGCATGAGATTGATAAGCTCGGCATTCAGAAGGTGATCGATGAGGCGGTCGATATCACCAGCAGTGGAACAGACGGCGTTCACCTCAGCTTCGACATCGACAGCCTTGACCCTGCGGAGGCACCGGGAACAGGTACGCCGGTTCAAGGCGGATTATCTTATAGAGAGGCCCATTTTGCCATGGAGCTGCTGTATGAAGCCGGGATCATTACTTCCTGCGATTTTGTAGAGGTGAACCCGCGGCTGGATCGGAATAATCGGACCTCGAAGCTGGCGGTGGATTTGATCGGGTCGTTATTCGGCAAACGTATATTGTAA
- a CDS encoding Dps family protein — translation MTTTQTNQANQVKDEQFLHSSLNRQIAGWSVLYTKLHNFHWYVKGPHFFKLHEKFEEFYNEAAENLDVVAERLLAIGGRPAATISEHLSLSPVEEAAQGLNAEQMVQAIVEDYTTMVEAMAEAQEAAENLDDQVTADMLIGMQASLQKQVWMLNAFLGK, via the coding sequence ATGACAACAACTCAAACAAACCAAGCGAACCAAGTGAAAGATGAGCAATTCCTGCACAGCTCCCTGAACCGCCAAATTGCCGGATGGTCCGTGCTGTATACGAAGCTTCACAATTTCCACTGGTATGTCAAAGGACCTCATTTCTTCAAACTGCATGAGAAATTCGAAGAGTTCTATAACGAAGCAGCAGAGAACCTTGATGTTGTGGCTGAGAGACTGTTAGCCATTGGCGGACGTCCAGCAGCTACCATCTCTGAGCATTTGAGCCTTTCGCCAGTTGAGGAAGCTGCACAAGGCTTGAACGCAGAACAAATGGTTCAAGCAATCGTAGAAGACTATACGACAATGGTCGAAGCGATGGCTGAAGCACAGGAAGCGGCGGAGAACCTTGATGATCAAGTGACTGCAGATATGCTGATCGGCATGCAGGCATCCCTGCAAAAGCAAGTGTGGATGCTGAACGCTTTCTTGGGTAAATAA
- a CDS encoding ABC transporter substrate-binding protein translates to MKQLVQTFSVVLIVAFLLMYLTSVLNSSEGYSGGNTLTIYNWGDYIDPELITEFEEESGLKVIYQTFDSNEAMMTKIQQGGTTYDIAIPSEYAISKMKEDDLLLPLDHSQIPNLKYIDERFMDLSFDPGNEYSIPYFWGTVGIVFNPELTDLTFKSWDDLWDPSLRNQILLLDGAREVIGMGLNSLHYSLNDTNEDHLQEALTKLSTLTPNVKAIVGDEIKMLIAGEEAAVGLVWSGDASEIMSENEKLDYVVPEEGSNLWFDNMVIPKTASNIEGAHQFINFILDPENGARNAEYVGYSTPNAAALELLPEDISGDERFYPDEELTGKLEVYDNLGRRMLSHYNDLFLEFKMHPK, encoded by the coding sequence ATGAAGCAGCTGGTACAGACGTTCAGTGTTGTGCTGATCGTCGCATTTCTGCTGATGTATCTTACATCGGTTCTCAACTCCAGTGAAGGCTACTCCGGCGGCAACACCCTTACGATCTATAACTGGGGCGATTACATCGATCCTGAGCTGATTACGGAGTTTGAAGAAGAAAGCGGACTGAAGGTCATCTATCAAACGTTTGATTCCAATGAGGCGATGATGACGAAGATTCAGCAGGGAGGTACGACGTATGATATCGCGATACCCTCTGAATATGCCATCAGCAAAATGAAGGAGGATGATCTTCTGCTTCCGCTGGATCATTCTCAAATACCGAATCTGAAGTATATCGATGAACGATTTATGGATTTGTCCTTTGATCCCGGGAATGAATACTCTATTCCTTATTTCTGGGGGACGGTGGGCATTGTGTTCAATCCGGAGCTGACAGATCTCACCTTCAAGAGCTGGGACGATCTATGGGATCCGAGTCTGAGGAATCAGATCCTGCTTCTGGATGGGGCGAGAGAGGTCATCGGGATGGGGCTCAACAGCTTGCATTATTCACTGAATGATACCAATGAAGACCATCTGCAGGAAGCACTCACGAAGCTGTCCACCCTTACTCCCAACGTCAAGGCTATCGTAGGAGATGAGATCAAGATGCTCATCGCTGGCGAGGAGGCCGCGGTAGGTCTTGTCTGGTCCGGTGACGCATCCGAAATCATGAGCGAGAATGAGAAGCTCGACTATGTTGTTCCGGAAGAAGGCTCGAACCTATGGTTTGATAACATGGTGATTCCGAAGACAGCGAGCAATATAGAGGGAGCACATCAGTTTATCAACTTCATTCTAGATCCGGAGAATGGGGCAAGAAATGCAGAGTACGTCGGTTATTCTACGCCGAATGCGGCGGCGCTTGAGCTGCTGCCTGAGGATATCTCTGGAGATGAGCGGTTCTATCCTGATGAGGAGCTTACCGGGAAGCTGGAGGTCTACGATAACCTAGGCAGACGAATGCTGTCCCATTACAATGATTTATTCCTGGAGTTCAAAATGCATCCGAAATAA
- a CDS encoding HAD family hydrolase: MEHNSTAAEASAAVFFDVDDTLYDHLTPLREALTQRLHLPGTLPYEEIYHRFRYYSDLLSAEKNLSAVPRPEDMADMRRRRFMLALAEFGVFINEAQAEAAQAAYLDMQFRIKPFPGAVELIQQLTKHGILVGLITNGPEEHQLAKIKALQMERYVDQQLFFVSGGVGYAKPDARLFQHVNNVTGTVPENCYYVGDSWRNDVVGAIGAGWTVLWFNHRRAEPESEHIPHYIAADYEQLGNMLKQLLY; this comes from the coding sequence ATGGAACACAACAGCACAGCAGCAGAAGCAAGCGCAGCGGTATTCTTCGATGTGGATGATACTTTGTACGACCATCTCACTCCACTGCGAGAGGCTTTAACACAGAGGCTTCATCTGCCGGGGACATTGCCGTACGAGGAGATCTACCACCGATTCAGGTATTACAGCGACTTACTATCCGCGGAAAAGAACCTATCTGCTGTCCCAAGGCCAGAGGATATGGCAGACATGCGCAGACGCCGGTTTATGCTCGCCCTGGCGGAATTCGGTGTATTCATCAACGAGGCGCAGGCAGAAGCAGCGCAAGCGGCGTATCTCGATATGCAGTTTAGAATCAAGCCGTTTCCGGGTGCTGTAGAGCTGATCCAGCAATTGACGAAGCATGGAATTCTGGTGGGTCTCATTACGAATGGGCCAGAAGAGCATCAGCTGGCGAAGATTAAGGCACTTCAAATGGAACGGTATGTGGATCAGCAGTTGTTCTTCGTCTCAGGCGGAGTGGGGTATGCAAAGCCGGATGCCCGGCTGTTCCAGCATGTGAACAACGTTACAGGAACGGTGCCCGAGAACTGTTATTATGTAGGCGATTCATGGAGAAATGACGTGGTCGGCGCGATTGGTGCAGGGTGGACGGTACTATGGTTCAATCACCGGAGAGCAGAACCGGAATCAGAGCATATACCGCATTATATTGCTGCTGACTATGAACAGCTTGGAAATATGCTGAAGCAGCTGTTGTACTAA